The Oryzias latipes chromosome 1, ASM223467v1 genome contains a region encoding:
- the LOC101159320 gene encoding uncharacterized protein LOC101159320 — MSPGQRQSTDSKVAVWSLGPQPAEEFQDFSLVSALFLIKDMTIIIRVLLFLSLTSTALLFPYNSLQKEPRVEFESSGSSSNEPVQGIIKVVQLDPGRMSPSMFFRRGLPHRRAVSPRSRVPFPAFLSRGRPGLASAPRAPVSPLHNLSPQSTSEMELKKKQGLHMWQKVIDKGDKMTLPVNLKDTKQTCTAVSFEQHVTADGCQTVRVHNKLCFGQCSSLFVPSEGEVAEPGPGTGAFHHRAPCTRCAPVKARTVTVPLRCGAGVREKRVMVVEECKCETSREQRAAEAAASTHL; from the exons ATGTCTCCGGGACAACGTCAAAGCACTGACAGCAAGGTTGCCGTTTGGAGCCTTGGACCACAACCAGCAGAAGAGTTTCAGGATTTCTCATTAGTTTCTGCATTATTTCTCATCAAAGACATGACTATCATCATTAgagtccttctttttttaagcttaacCTCTACAGCCCTTTTGTTTCCTTATAATTCTCTGCAAAAGGAGCCCAGGGTGGAGTTTGAGTCATCTGGCAGCAGCTCAAATGAACCTGTTCAGGGAATAATTAAAGTGGTGCAGCTGGACCCAGGTAGGATGAGTCCGTCCATGTTCTTCAGAAGAGGACTACCCCATAGGAGAGCAGTTTCCCCACGCTCCAGAGTCCCTTTCCCTGCCTTCCTGTCTCGTGGGCGGCCAGGCCTGGCCTCGGCACCAAGGGCCCCTGTGAGTCCGCTCCACAACCTGAGCCCCCAGAGCACGTCGGAGATGGAGCTGAAGAAGAAGCAGGGACTCCACATGTGGCAGAAAGTTATCGATAAAGGAGACAAGATGACACTGCCTGTTAACCTGAAGGATACCAAGCAAACCTGCACCGCAGTGTCTTTCGAGCAG CATGTGACAGCAGATGGATGCCAAACAGTCAGAGTGCACAACAAGCTGTGTTTCGGCCAGTGCAGCTCGCTCTTTGTCCCGTCTGAGGGGGAGGTTGCGGAGCCGGGTCCCGGGACTGGAGCCTTCCACCACCGGGCCCCCTGCACCCGCTGCGCCCCTGTCAAAGCCCGCACTGTCACCGTGCCTCTGAGATGTGGGGCTGGGGTCCGGGAGAAGCGAGTGATGGTGGTGGAGGAGTGCAAGTGTGAGACAAGCCGGGAGCAGAGGGCTGCCGAGGCTGCAGCTTCCACACACCTCTGA